One region of Armigeres subalbatus isolate Guangzhou_Male chromosome 3, GZ_Asu_2, whole genome shotgun sequence genomic DNA includes:
- the LOC134221361 gene encoding mitochondrial genome maintenance exonuclease 1-like, whose translation MFKSVICRHFATVIKKAEYKSKPLNQKARSIQNLNYENKALFGAVNKTDKEPSIAFKAGRQSVNEISNDSEMYWLLQKDSSNRKIIRSSASTRKGSITSSLPAIPFIDTELRSVLTFPLLLSANGTHERTWTRHEQYETDLYRSPSVSKILTATMSEAARQALLKWKATKIAELGEDGFVEYQKAVLERGSNFHSCLESWLSQEDVDRDKLDKARDLWSSIDGSLGRIGRPARLVERKIYHPFLHYNGVVDCVSSLDNKLHIIEWKTSENQKASLSATYDAPIQLCAYLGALKTEPEFRDLDISGGAVFVAYTTGKPAHVHLVSSVKLKKYWSIWLQRLQEYWIRYRDNTLPEPI comes from the exons ATGTTCAAGTCTGTGATCTGTAGGCACTTTGCCACGGTAATAAAAAAGGCGGAGTATAAGTCGAAGCCTCTCAACCAGAAAGCGCGCTCGATTCAAAATTTAAACTACGAAAACAAGGCACTATTTGGAGCCGTTAACAAAACGGATAAGGAGCCGTCGATTGCCTTCAAAGCTGGTCGCCAATCAGTGAATGAAATCAGTAATGATTCCGAAATGTATTGGCTGTTGCAGAAAGACAGTTCAAACAGAAAGATAATTCGATCGTCCGCTAGCACCCGGAAGGGAAGCATCACGTCATCCCTCCCGGCGATTCCCTTCATTGACACAGAATTGCGCTCAGTGTTGACATTCCCTTTGCTACTATCGGCGAATGGAACTCACGAACGAACATGGACGCGTCACGAACAGTACGAAACAGATCTCTACAGGTCGCCTTCGGTTAGCAAAATCCTGACCGCCACAATGTCGGAAGCTGCACGTCAGGCTTTGCTCAAGTGGAAAGCAACCAAAATTGCTGAACTAGGTGAGGACGGATTTGTCGAATATCAGAAGGCTGTTCTGGAGAGGGGTAGTAATTTTCATTCCTGCTTGGAGAGTTGGCTCAGTCAAGAGGATGTTGATCGGGATAAATTGGACAAGGCTCGAGATCTGTGGAGCAGCATCGATGGATCGCTAGGAAGAATCGGAAGACCTGCTCGATTAGTTGAAAGAAAAATCTATCACCCATTCCTGCATTACAATGGAGTAGTGGATTGCGTATCGTCGTTGGA TAACAAACTGCACATCATCGAGTGGAAAACTTCGGAGAACCAGAAAGCCTCGCTGTCGGCCACTTATGATGCGCCGATTCAGTTGTGCGCCTACCTTGGAGCACTGAAAACGGAGCCCGAGTTTAGAGATCTGGACATCTCTGGTGGTGCTGTGTTCGTGGCTTATACGACTGGTAAACCTGCCCATGTACACTTGGTCAGTTCCGTGAAGCTGAAGAAATACTGGTCCATTTGGCTGCAACGGTTGCAGGAATACTGGATCCGATATCGGGACAATACTTTACCGGAACCGATTTGA